In the Artemia franciscana chromosome 1, ASM3288406v1, whole genome shotgun sequence genome, one interval contains:
- the LOC136033211 gene encoding uncharacterized protein LOC136033211: MAFKQWRHPKKTFESSQSSQESFNSPEPRNQQDESISKPSTSRGEEIYEGQAGSTPKSQTSSSNEPETNSTSTSSSDTDNESDADKLKDSEGTRPHSATAQAKMAQLKRQKFLKKQYKKFDLISLAKPKKKTESTEEKVTTPSGRVVKKPDKLDC, from the coding sequence ATGGCTTTCAAGCAATGGAGGCACCCCAAGAAAACATTTGAATCCTCCCAAAGTTCCCAAGAATCCTTCAATTCTCCCGAACCAAGAAATCAACAAGACGAGTCAATCAGTAAACCCTCTACTTCGCGAGGAGAAGAAATTTATGAAGGACAAGCAGGGTCGACACCTAAATCTCAAACTTCTTCTTCAAATGAACCAGAAACTAATTCTACAAGTACTAGTTCCTCAGATACTGACAATGAATCAGATGCAGATAAGCTCAAGGACTCAGAAGGGACAAGACCACATAGTGCCACTGCCCAAGCTAAAATGGCGCAACTAAAACGTCAGAAATTCCttaagaaacaatataaaaaatttgacttaatatCGCTAgcgaagccaaagaaaaaaactgagtCAACTGAAGAAAAAGTAACAACACCATCAGGCCGAGTTGtcaaaaaaccagataaattagATTGTTAA